Proteins encoded in a region of the Terriglobales bacterium genome:
- the nrfD gene encoding NrfD/PsrC family molybdoenzyme membrane anchor subunit, with product MEPRDPVEAMEVRHGRPPVLEPGHTFATITDKISSIVLTKQTPVGWLMGVGLAGLMTGILFYAIGFLLYRGVGIWGVNHPVSWGFAIVNFVWWIGIGHAGTLISAILLLLRQSWRNSINRFAEAMTIFAVMQAGLFPLLHLGRPWLFYWLFPYPNTMTVWPQFRSPLVWDVFAVSTYFTISLVFWYIGLVPDLATLRDRAQNRAARTIYAVLALGWRGSARHWHRYETAYLLLAGLATPLVLSVHTVVSFDFTIAILPGWHSTIFPPYFVAGAIYSGFAMVLILAIPIRAVYNLEDMITDRHLDNCAKVMLATGLIVAYGYIMETFMAWYGGNFYDKHMIWNRMHGPYRVAYWVLIAINVGFVNVLWTRKVRFTPKLLWLVSLVVLVAMWLERFVIVVASLAQDFLPSSWGIYTATRWDWAVFIGTIGFFAFMFLLFIRVMPMISIAEMKHLLPSSEVKVPLESES from the coding sequence ATGGAACCAAGAGATCCAGTCGAGGCGATGGAAGTTCGGCATGGACGGCCGCCGGTGCTGGAACCGGGCCACACCTTCGCCACGATCACGGACAAGATCAGTTCCATCGTACTGACCAAGCAGACGCCGGTGGGATGGTTGATGGGCGTCGGGCTGGCGGGTTTGATGACCGGGATACTGTTCTACGCCATCGGGTTCCTGCTCTACCGCGGTGTGGGCATCTGGGGCGTGAATCATCCCGTCTCGTGGGGATTCGCGATCGTGAATTTCGTGTGGTGGATCGGAATCGGACATGCGGGCACGCTGATATCGGCCATCCTCCTGCTGCTGCGGCAATCTTGGCGCAATTCCATTAACCGCTTCGCCGAGGCCATGACGATCTTTGCGGTCATGCAGGCGGGGTTGTTCCCGCTGCTGCACCTGGGCCGCCCATGGCTGTTTTATTGGCTGTTTCCGTATCCGAACACGATGACGGTGTGGCCGCAGTTCCGCAGCCCGCTGGTGTGGGACGTCTTCGCGGTCTCGACCTATTTCACGATCTCGCTGGTGTTCTGGTACATCGGGCTGGTGCCCGACCTGGCGACGCTGCGTGACCGCGCGCAGAACCGGGCGGCGCGTACGATTTATGCGGTGCTGGCGCTGGGCTGGCGCGGTTCGGCGCGGCACTGGCATCGCTACGAAACGGCGTATCTGCTGCTGGCAGGATTAGCCACGCCGCTGGTGCTCTCGGTGCACACCGTGGTCAGTTTTGATTTCACCATCGCCATCCTGCCCGGCTGGCACAGCACCATCTTCCCGCCGTACTTCGTGGCGGGCGCGATTTACTCCGGATTCGCCATGGTACTGATCCTCGCCATCCCCATCCGCGCGGTCTACAACCTGGAAGACATGATCACCGACCGGCACCTGGACAACTGCGCCAAGGTCATGCTGGCGACGGGCTTGATCGTGGCCTATGGCTACATCATGGAAACCTTCATGGCGTGGTACGGCGGCAATTTTTATGACAAGCACATGATCTGGAACCGCATGCACGGTCCGTATCGGGTGGCGTACTGGGTGCTGATCGCGATCAACGTCGGATTCGTCAACGTGCTGTGGACGCGCAAGGTGCGGTTCACGCCGAAGCTGCTGTGGCTGGTTTCCCTGGTCGTGCTGGTGGCGATGTGGCTGGAGAGGTTCGTGATCGTAGTGGCCAGCCTGGCGCAAGATTTCCTGCCGTCCTCGTGGGGCATTTACACCGCCACGCGCTGGGACTGGGCGGTATTCATTGGCACGATCGGCTTCTTCGCCTTCATGTTCCTGCTGTTTATCCGCGTCATGCCGATGATATCCATCGCCGAGATGAAGCACCTGCTGCCCTCATCGGAGGTGAAGGTGCCGCTGGAGTCTGAGTCATGA
- a CDS encoding aldehyde dehydrogenase family protein, with amino-acid sequence MSTTLTSVKTFGFFLDGHWISDGELHEIRAPFDGEVVGTVVYGTRKHAEAAIAAAVKAFETTRRLPAYERQRVLRTVAGGLTTRREEFAQVLAREAGKPLKQARAEVERAISTFHIAAEESTRIQGEVLPLDTAPAATGRWGIVKRFPLGAISAITPFNFPLNLVAHKVAPAIACGCTMVLKPPPQDPLSALMLAELVQQAGWPDGALNVLTLRNDDAAPLITDERIKLLTFTGSTAAGWEMKKKAGKKRVVLELGGNAGCIVHGDADLKLAAERCVAGGFGYAGQTCISVQRIFVERKAAREFTEHLVAGAKKLKVGDPLDATTDVGPMIREADAVRATEWIEEAVAAGAKVLCGGHRQGSFVEPTVLTETRPNMRVNCMEVFAPVVTVEPYDDFADALRRLNDSPWGLQAGLFTRDARLIFRAFEELQVGAVIAGDIPTWRMDQMPYGGVKDSGMGREGLKYAIEEMTERKLLVMNVQ; translated from the coding sequence ATGAGTACCACACTGACTTCTGTCAAAACCTTCGGATTCTTCCTCGACGGACACTGGATTAGCGACGGTGAGCTGCACGAAATCCGCGCGCCCTTCGATGGCGAAGTAGTCGGGACCGTCGTATACGGCACGCGCAAGCACGCTGAAGCTGCCATTGCGGCTGCGGTAAAGGCTTTCGAGACCACGCGCCGACTGCCAGCCTATGAGCGCCAGCGAGTGCTGCGTACCGTGGCCGGTGGCTTGACTACACGCCGCGAAGAGTTCGCCCAGGTGCTGGCGCGGGAGGCGGGGAAGCCGCTGAAGCAGGCGCGCGCCGAGGTGGAGCGCGCCATTTCCACCTTCCACATCGCGGCCGAAGAGAGCACGCGCATCCAGGGCGAAGTACTGCCGCTGGACACCGCGCCGGCCGCGACCGGACGTTGGGGAATCGTAAAACGCTTTCCGCTTGGCGCGATTTCGGCGATCACGCCATTCAATTTTCCGCTGAACCTGGTCGCGCACAAGGTAGCGCCGGCCATTGCCTGCGGCTGCACTATGGTGCTGAAGCCGCCGCCGCAGGACCCGCTCAGCGCGCTCATGCTGGCGGAACTGGTGCAGCAGGCAGGATGGCCCGACGGAGCGCTCAATGTCCTGACGCTCCGCAACGACGATGCCGCGCCGCTGATCACTGACGAGCGCATCAAGCTGCTTACCTTTACCGGCAGCACCGCCGCCGGCTGGGAAATGAAGAAAAAAGCCGGCAAGAAGCGCGTCGTGCTGGAACTGGGCGGCAATGCCGGCTGCATCGTGCACGGCGACGCCGACCTGAAGCTTGCCGCGGAACGCTGTGTTGCCGGCGGCTTCGGCTATGCCGGCCAGACCTGCATCTCGGTGCAACGAATTTTCGTCGAACGCAAGGCGGCCCGCGAGTTCACCGAACACCTGGTCGCCGGCGCGAAAAAGCTGAAGGTCGGCGATCCCTTGGACGCCACGACCGATGTCGGACCGATGATCCGCGAAGCCGACGCGGTTCGCGCCACGGAATGGATCGAGGAAGCCGTGGCAGCGGGCGCGAAGGTGCTCTGCGGAGGCCATCGCCAGGGCTCGTTCGTGGAACCGACGGTGCTGACCGAAACCCGCCCGAACATGCGTGTGAACTGCATGGAAGTTTTTGCGCCGGTGGTGACGGTGGAACCGTACGATGATTTTGCCGACGCTCTCCGCCGCCTCAACGACTCGCCTTGGGGATTGCAAGCGGGCCTGTTCACACGGGACGCGCGGCTGATCTTCCGTGCGTTTGAGGAGTTACAGGTCGGCGCCGTGATCGCCGGCGACATCCCCACCTGGCGCATGGACCAGATGCCCTACGGCGGCGTCAAGGATTCCGGCATGGGCCGCGAGGGATTGAAATACGCGATCGAGGAAATGACCGAGCGCAAGCTGCTGGTGATGAACGTGCAGTGA
- a CDS encoding cytochrome c3 family protein, with the protein MAQVFHRSTNTISRLSIVLSVIAVAAFFFVAAQMQRSPYVSWRGVAREQVVPFSHQHHVGGLGIDCRYCHTSVEVSGFAGIPPTKTCMNCHAQIWTNAEMLAPVRESFRSGNSLVWQRANQVPDFVYFDHSIHINKGVGCASCHGPVDRMPLMYAENSLQMEWCLNCHRAPEKFLRPRAEIFNMRYQPPSGEKPLEMDGKKFTDQMALGTYLKTKYRLRSVNDSTSCNTCHR; encoded by the coding sequence ATGGCCCAGGTATTCCATCGCAGCACGAACACGATTTCGCGGCTGTCGATCGTGCTATCCGTGATCGCGGTGGCGGCGTTTTTTTTTGTGGCCGCCCAGATGCAACGCTCGCCCTACGTGAGCTGGCGGGGGGTGGCCCGGGAGCAGGTGGTGCCGTTCAGCCACCAGCACCATGTCGGTGGACTGGGCATTGATTGCCGCTATTGCCATACCTCGGTGGAGGTTTCCGGTTTTGCCGGCATCCCTCCCACCAAGACATGCATGAACTGCCACGCGCAAATCTGGACCAACGCCGAGATGCTGGCGCCGGTCCGCGAGAGTTTCCGCTCGGGCAATTCGCTGGTTTGGCAGCGCGCCAACCAGGTTCCGGACTTCGTCTATTTCGATCACAGCATTCACATCAACAAGGGCGTGGGCTGCGCCTCGTGCCACGGGCCGGTGGACCGGATGCCGTTGATGTATGCGGAAAACTCGCTGCAGATGGAGTGGTGCCTGAACTGCCATCGGGCCCCGGAAAAGTTTCTGCGGCCGAGGGCTGAAATTTTCAACATGCGATACCAGCCGCCAAGTGGGGAGAAGCCGCTGGAAATGGACGGCAAGAAGTTCACCGACCAGATGGCGCTGGGAACGTACTTGAAGACGAAGTACCGGTTGCGCAGCGTGAACGACAGTACGAGCTGCAATACGTGTCATCGCTGA
- the dut gene encoding dUTP diphosphatase has translation MLKVKLLVPTAKAPAVAHPGEDLGYDLFAAADITIPARDHAIVSTGIAIEVSDEKGRAMGALLRDKSSMAAKRLVLTGGVIDAGYRGEIRVLMENMGDWPVTIHAGDKIANLIPYPVLTGEVVVVDDLAQSKRMAGGFGSTGKN, from the coding sequence ATGCTCAAAGTCAAACTCCTCGTCCCGACCGCGAAAGCCCCCGCCGTCGCTCACCCCGGCGAAGACCTCGGTTACGACCTCTTCGCCGCCGCTGACATCACCATCCCCGCCCGCGATCACGCCATCGTCTCCACCGGCATTGCCATTGAGGTCAGCGACGAGAAGGGCCGTGCCATGGGAGCGTTGCTGCGCGACAAATCTTCCATGGCGGCCAAACGCCTGGTGCTGACCGGCGGCGTGATTGATGCCGGTTACCGCGGTGAAATACGGGTGCTGATGGAAAACATGGGCGACTGGCCGGTCACCATCCATGCCGGCGACAAGATTGCCAACCTGATTCCTTATCCGGTGCTGACCGGCGAAGTCGTGGTGGTTGACGACCTGGCACAATCCAAGCGCATGGCGGGCGGGTTTGGATCGACGGGAAAGAACTAG
- the tyrS gene encoding tyrosine--tRNA ligase, producing the protein MPQFRPVDEQLAYIKKGAAEIIRVDELRDKLKRSLDSGKPLRVKIGLDPTAPDLHLGHTVVLRKLKHFQDMGHTVIFLIGDFTGMIGDPTGRSVTRPPLSREQINQNATTYLAQAHKILDPSRIEIRYNSEWLDKLGSEGWIRLAAKYTVSQMLEREDFHKRFHDEKPIALHELLYPLAQGYDSVALEADVELGGTDQKFNLLVGRELQRAHGQPSQVVLTTPLLEGLDGVQKMSKSYGNYIGITEAPLEMYGKVMSISDALMWCYYELLTDVSAEEIDRMKADAAAGRAHPMQLKKDLARRIVSDFHSPPAAQQAEEDWARQFQRDEVPEDVETVTVPYSAVEYRIGEDADLAGPGMGRKQFGVKLDRLLVQSGLAPSGTDATRKIKEGAVRVADKVVLQPRMIFVTFPGPLIVRVGKKMRRVVIDQR; encoded by the coding sequence ATGCCGCAATTCCGTCCCGTTGACGAACAACTCGCGTACATCAAGAAAGGCGCGGCGGAGATCATCCGCGTTGACGAACTGCGCGACAAACTGAAGCGGTCCCTGGATAGCGGCAAGCCGTTGCGCGTCAAGATCGGTCTTGATCCCACCGCGCCCGACCTCCATCTTGGCCACACCGTCGTTCTGCGCAAGCTGAAACATTTCCAGGACATGGGCCACACCGTCATCTTCCTGATCGGGGATTTCACCGGCATGATCGGCGATCCGACCGGGCGCTCGGTCACCCGCCCGCCGCTCTCGCGCGAGCAGATCAACCAGAATGCGACCACCTACCTTGCGCAGGCGCACAAAATCCTCGATCCCAGCCGGATCGAGATCCGCTACAACAGTGAATGGCTCGACAAGCTCGGCTCGGAAGGCTGGATTCGCCTGGCCGCCAAGTACACCGTCTCTCAGATGCTGGAGCGCGAGGACTTTCACAAGCGCTTCCACGATGAGAAGCCGATTGCGCTGCACGAATTGCTCTATCCGCTGGCGCAGGGATATGACTCTGTCGCTCTCGAAGCGGATGTCGAACTCGGCGGCACCGACCAGAAGTTCAACCTGCTGGTCGGGCGCGAACTGCAGCGCGCGCACGGCCAGCCTTCCCAGGTGGTGCTGACTACGCCGCTACTCGAAGGTCTCGACGGCGTGCAGAAGATGTCGAAGTCCTACGGCAACTACATCGGCATCACGGAAGCGCCGCTGGAGATGTATGGCAAGGTGATGTCCATCTCCGATGCGCTCATGTGGTGCTACTACGAACTGCTCACCGACGTCAGCGCCGAAGAGATTGACCGCATGAAGGCCGATGCGGCTGCCGGCCGCGCCCATCCCATGCAGCTGAAAAAAGATCTGGCGCGCCGCATTGTCAGCGACTTCCATTCTCCACCGGCCGCGCAGCAGGCCGAGGAGGACTGGGCCCGCCAGTTCCAGCGCGACGAAGTGCCGGAGGACGTGGAAACGGTGACGGTTCCATATTCCGCTGTGGAATACAGAATAGGGGAAGACGCTGACCTAGCAGGGCCCGGGATGGGTCGAAAACAATTTGGCGTGAAACTCGACCGTCTGCTCGTCCAATCCGGGCTGGCCCCGTCAGGTACGGATGCGACCAGGAAGATCAAGGAAGGTGCGGTTCGCGTCGCAGACAAGGTAGTCTTGCAACCACGGATGATCTTTGTGACTTTCCCCGGACCATTGATCGTGCGCGTGGGAAAAAAGATGCGGCGTGTAGTCATCGACCAAAGGTAA
- a CDS encoding TAT-variant-translocated molybdopterin oxidoreductase, with protein MREEEKQEGLIQIQPAGRHNLKHDARDAVCHGASHQRLELEEVRAKLEGAKGPQYWRCLEELAGSKAFEEMLHREFPRQASEWVGGDVSRRNFLKLMSASLALAGMAGCTKLPVETIVPYVRQPEEIIPGRPLFFATAMELGGYAQPLLARSNEGRPTKLEGNPEHPVSQGATDVYAQAVLLDLYDPDRSQTSTYGGEVEPWSSFIGAMQGPIAAQKATGGSGFRLLTQSVSSPTLLAQIRSLQKNFPEMKWHQWEAVNRDGARGGAQMAFGQQVETRYLLENADVVVALDADFLSSGFPGFTMHTRDWAKRRNPDHPAGMNRTYAIESTPTTSGFKADHRLPVRASEVAWYARVLAAKVGVGGAATDRVNPENLIPPEVNKWLDAVGKDLQQHRGRAVVIPGEYQPPVVHALAHAMNEALGAAGATVLYTDPIVEGAVSQAESIKELVADMNAGKVQLLLILGGNPVFDAPADLNFEAAMGKVPLRIHHGLYQNETSVYTHWHVNANHFLEEWSDTRALNGMVSVVQPLIAPLYGGRSAHEVLAVFNGQPDTSSYELVRAYWKSQYSGNDFEGFWQQAVHDGFMAGTESTPKPVKVTTFSFQAISAPPTSPNGEFEIAFRHDPCIFDGRYANNGWLQELEKPVSKLTWDNVVNISPADAKKLGVKEGQDATVVKLNYRGREVEAPLWPQPGQPDGLLTVFFGYGRTRGGRTASDKGFNAYKVRFSDASSFGSGAKITKTGATYRLASLQGYQMLEGRNVVRSATVATYKQNPGFAHQNNFAPPRTDTLYPNYQYNEYAWGMEIDLNSCVGCNACIVACQAENNIPVVGKEQTMRGRKMHWLRVDGYFEGDPANPRMYYEPLPCMQCEDAPCEVVCPVGATVHSSEGLNDMVYNRCVGTRYCQNNCPWKVRRFNFLLFNDWNTPQLKMVRNPEVTVRSRGVMEKCTYCVQRITKARIAAEEEDRRVRDQEILTACQQVCPANAIIFGDINDPNSSVRRFKEHPRNFGVLEELNTRPRTTYMAAVLNPNPEIPEAIRREQPEQHF; from the coding sequence ATGCGAGAAGAAGAAAAACAAGAGGGGCTGATACAGATTCAGCCGGCGGGCCGCCACAACCTCAAACACGACGCGCGGGATGCCGTGTGTCATGGCGCTTCGCACCAGCGGCTCGAACTGGAAGAGGTGCGGGCGAAGCTGGAAGGAGCGAAGGGGCCGCAATACTGGCGGTGCCTGGAAGAACTGGCGGGCAGCAAGGCTTTTGAGGAGATGCTGCACCGCGAATTTCCGCGGCAGGCCAGCGAGTGGGTGGGCGGCGACGTGTCGCGGCGGAATTTCCTGAAGCTGATGAGCGCCTCGCTGGCGCTGGCCGGGATGGCCGGGTGCACCAAGCTGCCGGTGGAAACGATAGTTCCGTACGTGCGGCAGCCGGAGGAAATCATCCCCGGAAGGCCGCTGTTTTTCGCGACGGCAATGGAGTTGGGCGGGTACGCGCAACCGCTGCTGGCACGCAGCAACGAAGGACGGCCGACCAAGCTGGAAGGCAATCCGGAGCACCCGGTGAGCCAGGGCGCAACCGATGTCTATGCGCAAGCGGTGCTGCTCGACCTGTACGATCCGGACCGCTCGCAGACGAGCACGTATGGTGGCGAGGTCGAGCCGTGGTCCTCGTTCATCGGCGCGATGCAGGGACCGATCGCGGCGCAGAAGGCAACCGGCGGGAGCGGTTTCCGGCTGCTGACGCAATCGGTGTCGTCGCCGACCCTGCTGGCGCAGATTCGCTCGTTGCAAAAGAATTTTCCGGAAATGAAGTGGCACCAATGGGAGGCGGTGAATCGCGACGGCGCGCGCGGCGGAGCGCAGATGGCCTTCGGGCAGCAGGTGGAAACGCGATACCTGCTGGAGAACGCTGATGTCGTGGTGGCGCTCGATGCCGACTTCCTGAGCAGCGGATTTCCCGGCTTCACCATGCACACGCGCGATTGGGCGAAGCGGCGCAACCCGGATCACCCTGCCGGCATGAATCGCACTTACGCCATCGAGAGCACGCCGACCACGTCAGGTTTCAAGGCCGACCACCGGTTGCCGGTGCGCGCGTCGGAGGTGGCGTGGTATGCGCGCGTGCTGGCTGCGAAGGTGGGAGTCGGTGGCGCTGCAACCGACCGCGTCAACCCCGAAAACCTGATTCCGCCAGAGGTCAACAAGTGGCTGGATGCGGTAGGGAAAGATCTGCAGCAGCACCGCGGCAGGGCGGTGGTCATTCCAGGCGAATACCAGCCGCCGGTGGTGCATGCGCTGGCGCATGCGATGAACGAGGCGCTGGGCGCGGCGGGCGCCACCGTGCTTTACACCGATCCGATTGTGGAAGGCGCAGTGAGCCAGGCAGAGTCGATCAAGGAGTTGGTGGCGGACATGAACGCCGGGAAGGTGCAGTTGCTGCTGATCCTTGGCGGCAATCCGGTGTTTGACGCGCCCGCCGACCTGAATTTTGAAGCCGCCATGGGCAAAGTGCCGCTGCGCATCCACCACGGGCTCTACCAGAACGAGACCTCGGTGTACACGCACTGGCACGTGAATGCAAACCACTTCTTAGAGGAGTGGAGCGACACGCGCGCGTTGAATGGCATGGTGAGCGTCGTGCAGCCGCTGATCGCGCCGCTCTACGGCGGGCGCAGCGCGCACGAAGTGCTGGCCGTATTCAATGGCCAGCCGGATACATCGTCGTACGAGCTGGTGCGCGCGTACTGGAAGTCACAGTATTCCGGCAACGACTTCGAAGGCTTCTGGCAGCAAGCGGTGCACGATGGGTTCATGGCTGGCACCGAATCGACGCCCAAGCCGGTGAAGGTGACAACGTTCTCGTTCCAGGCTATATCGGCGCCCCCCACTTCACCGAATGGCGAGTTCGAAATCGCGTTCCGTCATGATCCTTGCATCTTCGACGGGCGCTATGCCAACAACGGGTGGCTGCAGGAGTTGGAAAAGCCGGTCAGCAAATTGACCTGGGACAACGTGGTGAACATCAGCCCGGCGGACGCGAAGAAGCTGGGCGTGAAAGAAGGACAGGACGCAACGGTGGTCAAATTGAACTACCGTGGCCGGGAGGTGGAAGCGCCGCTGTGGCCGCAGCCCGGCCAACCTGATGGCCTGCTGACCGTGTTCTTCGGCTACGGACGTACTCGCGGAGGACGCACCGCCAGCGACAAAGGCTTCAACGCCTACAAAGTGCGGTTCTCCGACGCATCCAGCTTCGGCAGCGGGGCAAAGATCACCAAGACCGGCGCGACCTACCGGCTGGCGTCCTTGCAGGGATACCAGATGCTGGAAGGGCGCAACGTCGTGCGCTCGGCGACAGTTGCCACCTACAAGCAGAATCCCGGTTTCGCGCACCAAAATAACTTTGCGCCGCCGCGCACGGATACCTTGTATCCGAACTACCAGTACAACGAATACGCCTGGGGGATGGAAATCGATCTCAACTCCTGCGTTGGTTGCAACGCGTGCATCGTGGCATGCCAGGCGGAGAACAACATTCCCGTGGTCGGAAAAGAACAGACGATGCGCGGTCGCAAGATGCACTGGCTGCGGGTGGATGGATATTTCGAAGGCGATCCCGCCAATCCGAGGATGTACTACGAGCCGCTGCCGTGCATGCAGTGCGAGGACGCGCCCTGCGAGGTGGTATGCCCGGTGGGCGCCACGGTGCACAGCAGCGAGGGCCTGAACGACATGGTTTACAACCGCTGCGTCGGCACGCGGTACTGTCAGAACAACTGCCCATGGAAGGTGCGGCGGTTCAATTTCCTGCTCTTCAACGACTGGAACACGCCGCAGCTCAAGATGGTGCGCAACCCGGAAGTCACGGTGCGCAGCCGCGGCGTGATGGAAAAATGCACGTACTGCGTGCAGCGCATCACCAAAGCGCGGATTGCCGCCGAGGAGGAGGACCGGCGCGTGCGCGATCAGGAGATCCTGACGGCGTGCCAGCAGGTCTGTCCGGCCAACGCCATCATTTTCGGCGACATCAACGACCCGAACAGCTCGGTGCGCCGTTTCAAGGAACATCCACGGAACTTCGGCGTGCTCGAGGAACTGAACACGCGCCCACGTACGACGTACATGGCGGCGGTGCTCAACCCGAACCCTGAAATTCCGGAAGCCATCAGGCGAGAGCAGCCGGAGCAACACTTCTAA
- a CDS encoding thiamine pyrophosphate-dependent enzyme → MTASDVLVEKLIDWGVEFVFGLPGDGINGIMEALRQKQDKIRFIQVRHEESAAFMACGYAKMTGKIGVCLATSGPGGIHLLNGLYDAKLDYQPVLAITGLQFSDLIGTRTQQDVELDKLFMDVCVYNQRIMKPTHVENVVELAMRTALAYRGVAHVTIPVDVQEESYHPKQASKRNIQHHVSDVFARSARVPDAADLRRAAEILNAGKKIAILAGQGALHATDELEQTAETLGAPIVKALLGKACVPDDSPYTTGPIGLLGTSPSQEVLEDCDTLLIVGSSFPYIEYMPKPGQARAVQIEINAANVGLRYPIEVGLVGDSQRSLRELLPMLKRNENRDFLKQAQDGMKQWWEFMDRLAAVDTKPMKPQVVAAELGKRLRNDAITTCDSGTIATWWARHIPSKRGQKHTLSGNLATMAPGLPYALAAQLAYPERQVVAFVGDGGFSMLMADFVTAVKYQLPIKVVIIKNNYLGQIKWEQMVFLGNPEFGVDLAPIDFAMFAQACGGAGFRVDDPRLCGDTMEKFLNAPGPAVLEAVVDPLTAPMPGKINAKQALHFVESLARGEPKATEIFATAMKDKAREII, encoded by the coding sequence ATGACCGCATCCGATGTTCTCGTGGAAAAACTTATCGATTGGGGCGTCGAATTCGTGTTCGGCCTTCCCGGCGACGGCATTAACGGCATCATGGAAGCTTTGCGCCAGAAGCAGGACAAGATCCGCTTCATCCAGGTGCGCCACGAAGAGTCTGCCGCCTTCATGGCCTGCGGCTATGCCAAAATGACCGGGAAAATCGGCGTCTGCTTGGCCACCTCTGGTCCCGGCGGAATTCACCTGCTCAATGGCCTCTACGATGCCAAGCTCGATTACCAGCCTGTCCTGGCCATCACCGGCCTGCAGTTCAGCGACCTGATCGGCACGCGCACCCAGCAGGACGTTGAACTCGACAAGCTCTTCATGGACGTCTGCGTCTACAACCAGCGCATCATGAAACCGACGCACGTGGAAAATGTGGTCGAGTTGGCCATGCGCACCGCTCTGGCGTATCGCGGCGTCGCACACGTCACCATCCCGGTGGACGTGCAGGAAGAGTCGTATCACCCGAAGCAGGCTTCGAAGCGCAATATCCAGCATCACGTCTCCGACGTTTTTGCGCGCTCGGCGCGAGTGCCCGATGCCGCCGACCTGCGCCGCGCCGCGGAGATCCTGAATGCCGGGAAGAAAATCGCGATTCTGGCCGGCCAGGGCGCGCTGCACGCCACCGACGAGCTCGAACAAACCGCCGAAACGCTCGGAGCGCCCATTGTCAAAGCCCTGCTTGGCAAGGCGTGCGTGCCCGACGACAGCCCATATACCACCGGGCCCATCGGCCTGCTCGGAACGAGTCCGTCGCAGGAAGTCCTGGAGGACTGCGACACGCTGCTCATCGTGGGCAGCAGCTTCCCTTATATCGAGTACATGCCGAAGCCGGGACAGGCGCGCGCGGTGCAGATTGAAATCAATGCGGCCAACGTCGGGTTGCGCTATCCCATTGAGGTGGGGCTCGTTGGCGACAGCCAGAGATCGTTGCGTGAACTTCTGCCCATGCTCAAGCGCAACGAAAACCGCGATTTCCTCAAGCAGGCACAGGACGGAATGAAGCAATGGTGGGAGTTCATGGACCGCCTGGCGGCTGTCGATACCAAGCCGATGAAGCCGCAAGTAGTCGCGGCCGAACTTGGCAAGCGCCTCCGCAACGACGCCATCACCACCTGCGACAGCGGCACCATCGCCACCTGGTGGGCGCGCCACATTCCATCCAAGCGCGGCCAGAAGCATACGCTGTCGGGGAACCTGGCAACCATGGCGCCGGGGCTTCCTTACGCACTTGCGGCGCAACTCGCGTATCCGGAGCGGCAGGTGGTCGCCTTCGTCGGCGATGGCGGTTTCAGCATGCTCATGGCCGATTTCGTTACCGCCGTGAAGTACCAGCTGCCGATCAAGGTCGTTATTATCAAGAACAACTATCTTGGCCAGATCAAGTGGGAGCAGATGGTGTTCCTGGGAAACCCTGAATTCGGCGTCGATCTTGCTCCGATTGACTTCGCGATGTTTGCCCAAGCCTGCGGCGGAGCCGGATTTAGAGTGGACGATCCCAGGCTCTGCGGCGACACGATGGAGAAATTCCTGAACGCCCCGGGGCCCGCGGTGCTGGAAGCTGTCGTAGATCCGCTCACCGCGCCCATGCCTGGAAAAATCAATGCCAAACAGGCGCTGCACTTCGTCGAGTCGCTGGCCCGCGGAGAACCGAAGGCAACCGAAATCTTCGCCACCGCGATGAAAGACAAGGCGCGCGAAATCATTTAG
- a CDS encoding DUF3341 domain-containing protein: MRAPIYGLVAEFDTPTEIVVAARQAHEQGYRKMDAYSPFPVEGLSEAIGFHKDNVALICLVGGILGLVTAYALQYWVSVISYPVNVAGRPLHSWPAFIVVCFEMTVLFGGLAAAFGMLALNGLPLPYHPLFNVPSFGFASRDKFFLCIEAADPKFDREATYRFLAGLGPRTITEVPH; the protein is encoded by the coding sequence ATGAGAGCGCCGATCTATGGGCTGGTGGCGGAATTCGACACGCCGACCGAGATCGTGGTCGCGGCGCGCCAGGCGCACGAGCAAGGCTACCGCAAGATGGACGCCTACAGCCCGTTTCCAGTCGAGGGGCTGAGCGAGGCAATTGGGTTTCATAAGGACAACGTGGCGCTGATCTGCCTGGTGGGAGGAATTTTGGGGCTGGTAACGGCGTACGCGCTGCAGTACTGGGTCAGCGTGATCAGCTACCCGGTCAACGTGGCCGGGCGGCCGCTGCATTCGTGGCCGGCATTCATCGTGGTGTGCTTCGAGATGACGGTGCTGTTCGGCGGCCTGGCGGCAGCGTTCGGGATGCTGGCGCTGAACGGCCTGCCCTTGCCGTATCACCCGCTATTCAACGTGCCCAGCTTCGGCTTCGCGTCGCGAGACAAGTTTTTCCTGTGCATTGAAGCAGCCGATCCGAAATTCGATCGCGAGGCGACATACAGGTTTCTGGCCGGCCTGGGTCCGCGAACGATCACGGAGGTGCCGCATTAG